CTTACTTCTTTGTCAGCATTTTCTGAGCCCACCAGACTCACCAAATCTGCCAGTTTTAATTCGTCCTCCACTTCTTTCAGTTGCTTCAAGTATGTGGACATTAGTGAACACAGAATTAACCAGCCTGTGAGCCGCAGCGATCCCCGCTATCCCACCGCCTACGATAACAATGTTTACGTTCCTGTTTCCAGCCATAGCTGCAGCACACTTGCTCTGGATAACGTTCTCCTGCTACTTCCTCATGGCAGACTGGCGTTGGAAATATCTTCTGGTAcacactttcaaaataaaagctttttaaaatacttccgtaagtaaataaattagacTCATAACAAATTTAggatattaaatatatttaccatgtacatgtactgtatatgactCACTAATTAAACAACCTAGCAAAATTGCGTAGCTAAGTTTTTATTAGCTTATATAAATAAGCTAAAAAACGAATAtacatactatatatatatatatatatatatatatatatatatatatatatatagatatatatatatatatatatatatatatatatatatatatatatatatatatatatattatatatatatatatatatttataaccTTATTAGCTTCTGAGCTAATACGTTTTATCAGTTTATATatagaagcaaataaaaactttacaaattatcttttcattttttcttgtatttgaaAAATCCTTATCTTCAATAATGAATGAAGACATTAGTCTGCATATAATTACTCTTCACTTAGTAAATtgtgttactgaaataaatacattttcaattatgTTGTAATTTACTCAATATGACTACCATATGCagtataaaagtaaaaatctttttaatgaataggtttaaaatatttatcttaataaatgttatatttatgaTATATATGCATAAATCTGCATACATGTAAAAAACAATATAACCTTTTTGCTTTCAACTTTCTATATTAATACTTATCgtttcatttttatgtgttttcatttattcagcTCAACTAATGATTTGTTTCACTGTGACTTTATGTAGGTATACATGTACAATAACACCTACATTACACTTGCTCTTCGAAGCATTCCCAAAAATGATGCTATCATAGCATTACATAAACTGCTCAGATAGTATATCCAGGCTGGTCAATCTGCAAATTTATTTAACTGAATGGTTCTAAAGCATGGCATTAAAAATGACCCTGATTCTGTCCATTTTCCCATAATATTTGATGTAGGTATGAAGAAAACTTTTGGGTTCTTATTATGTTCATCCAAGTCCAGATTGTGCttagttgtttgttgttttccctGAAGCAAGCATGGATGACGTCAGGCCCTTCTCTCAACTCCAACCTTGGTGTTTGCAAACTTGGACACAGTGAAAACATATCCGCAGCTCTATTTCTTTTTACCTTCCACCTCTGAAACATTGTTCTATTTCCTTGCTAGAGAAAAATAGGTACAGaagctaaaaaataattacaatagtCTCATATCATTTGCCCCACTGACCCCAAATTTATTAATTGAATCCACAGTTACAGAGTATTTGTTACTTGTTGCATAATATTTCAGGTTAATTAACTGCCTGTTTTTGACTTTGCCTCTGCTGATCCCGTTTCTGTATCTACAGTTTGTGTACCTTGCCCCAGAGTTTCCAGATATTTTAAGAGATATTTATAAAAGCATACATTTATGACAACTCAGGAGTTTAATGTGTTCTGAGAAACAGCTTACAGATTCTTTGTTCAAAGATAAAGACCTTACATAGCTGGTATCACCTGATTAGAAGGACAGGAATTATAATTTCATGCTGAGGGGGGattaattttcaacttttcttggGGATGGAAGGGACTGGTTTAAGAGTAGTGAGAGATGAGTCTGTCAGCTTCCCTCCGGCCAGAGAGTAGTGCTCCATGCATGGTTGAGTAGTAGGACGGATGAGTGGCCTCTCCAGCAAACATCACCTGCAGGGGCTGAAGCATAAACATAAAGTCTATAAATGACAACAGCTTTAcagattaactttttttttttttttgcatgcgcACGGTCAAGATAAATGTAAGCTTGtgtctaaataaaaaatgttaatttgtaaACCTCCTGCTTTTCTATCATTGGCAAGGGCTCCATCATGTTCTTAAAATTCTCCGCTGTGCAACCGATTGCTGGGTGGCAGTAAGATCCCAACGTCCAGCGATCATGAAACCACCGGGTACACTCGATTCTCGTAGGTGTGATGGTCAGGTCTCCTAAATACAGacaattatattaaaaacagactATTTACAAACATAGACATGTACTATTGATTGAAAAAATACTGACACTGATCTccatgaaaaaacataaaataggaAAGTATGGGAAAAATACTGGCTACATGCTTTACAAATATGAACTCccttattaatttatttttgagtaTAGCAATCTGAAAAGTATAGCTAAATTCTTGTGAAATACTTGAAAGTCAGCTTTGGCTCAGTCGTGACAAGTGGCAAATGTTTACCCTGTAAATAGCAATGTCTGTCAAAATGCTACAGTAACAGAAAACAATTGATCATAGCTCTACAAAAAGTCCTTTTTAATTACTTAAGGATACCATGTATGCATAAATCTACAGGGTAATCATAATTAGACTGTTTAAGTTGCTTAACAgggaaatgttttataaattcctgttatgaaaacaagaaaacaacacgtgttgttatttttttctgaagtaaGGATCACCTGAGAATCTATGGATAAGCTCTGTGATGGAACGCCTAACTTCCTGCTCAGGAAGTGTTTCCATGTGCTCCGCCTCGTGTCCAGAAATCCAACCGCAGAGAACATGGCTTCCACTATAGGGTTCATAGTCAACATGAAGTTAGATCTTTCACTGCTTTGTGTGCTTGCTTgttaaatttcaattaaaatcacactgttatgatttcaattaaaatcataACAGTAACATAAATACTGTTATGTTGCTGACCTTTTAGAGGATTTCACCACATTAAATGATGAGATCTTCCTAACCCAGTTTTTGCTTATATCTGACACATGGTCTGAAATATCCTCctgcaaaagacaaaaaaaatatcaacaggATTGACTTAAGACCTGGTTGATGGTTCAGAAGTGTTAGAATAATCAGCAAGATCTTTTTATGCTGCAGAATTCATATTGATTTAGTCTCTTTAGAAAAATTTCTATATTTGTGAAGAGCAGTTTTACAAACCTCATCATCCCACACCAGATAAATGATCTCACAGTCAGCATCCCACCAGGGGGATTCAAACTCAACATGGATTTTGTCACATGTTCCAAATCCTATTGTCTGAATGGACTTCAGCTTCTGGGCAGGAAGAGGAGGTGAGAACAGAGTTGAATGATGTTTCTTCAGGTATCCtggatggaaacaaaaaaaaaacaataaaaaatttaatgctTTCATGAGCTttaagggggggaaaaatcagcttaaaactcaaaaaactttaaatctgtaAACTGCAAGAGGCTGTCTGTAGAACTCACTTCCTCTATTTGAACTTGTTGGCATGTGTTGTAGCAACAATCATTTGCAGAACCACATTTTCATTCAGCTGGATTTGTAAGACATAGGTAAAAATCACCTAAAACGTTCTTGCAGATAAAGCCTTTAAGCTGCAAAGGTCAAAATAGCCTAAAAGCCCACCTAGAGACACGGTGACAATGACATGATCAGCATTAATATTTTCCCCATCCTCACACTCCACCATCACAGCATTCTCTTCACTCTCGCTGTAGCTCCAGTGAATGCAGCGTACAGGCCGACTGTATGACACCAAGTTGGCGGGGAGCTCTGACATCAAGTTGCTGATTAAGCCCTCAGCACCACTGCCAGACAAGAGCATAAACACGGTAAGTCAGACTACTTTACAGGTagggaaaaacaacataaaactgtTTGAGCAGTAGGTATTTGGAGATTGCACTGAGTTTGTGCAACTCTGTATTTATCGGAGATTACATGTATTGTAATTCCTGATgagtacaaaaaaattaagtggaTTAAACAGCTCTttcttagtttaaaaaaaaatcctattaatttcacattttttgtattttcttctatttagtTTTCTATCCTACAGTATTCAGAAATCGACTAACCCTAATTTGCAGAGAtgaaaattgcaaataaaattggttttatttcagaaaccaaGCGATTTTgttagttatattttatttctacatttcagcaaaacatcCTGCAGCATAAATTCAACGACACTCCCTCAGTCTGGTGACAGCTATTTCTGGTCTAACATGTGTGCAAACCTTGGGAATGTGCAGTCCACTCCTTTTATACTCAGGTACATAGAGAATCCAACCAGATCTAAGTCCTCCAGTGAGTGAGTAGCACTTGAACAACATTCCTCCTTCAGCATAGTACTGATGGCACCCAGCAGCACCTGCCTGGTGTgcttatctttatttttccaccTCTTTGCTGTTCGCCTTCGTACCTGCATAAAgggcaaaaaaatatatctgagCACCTACATATCTCTGTTTTTCCTTGCTTTGGTGAAAATAAGGagatatttcttgatttttcttcAAGAAATATCTTGAATGAAAATGTACCTCAGATCTCACAAAATCTCCAACACTCGGCCAGGATCGTTGTTTGTGACTCTTGGACTGTGGAGTATTTTCCAAGATTACATGAAACAACTCTGTCGCAGGATCCATGTCATCAGGATTCAACTTCTGACCTGAATAAACATATACCGTATATGTCTTTTTTTCACGAGGACTACAACatgtattttagttttgattgaGAATGCAACATGTTTGCTAATCCTTTCACCTGAACTGGTAAACCAGTTGGGAACCAGAGGAGGATATTCACCAACATCCACGGCTTGGTTCTCTGGCGTGAGGGATTTAGGATCCAGGAGGTTATAGTCACGGGCCAGACAAAACACTGGGTTCTCTTCAGACGGACCGTGGATAAAAGCTGCACCAATTTCTATCATGGTATTACCTGTGGAGGAACACAAAAGATGCAAATGGATTCAATTTAAAGTGTTAAACAGCGTTGTTTCAAAGGATTCAAAATGGTTATTCCCTGCGTATAAATTGAATTATAATTATATGCACAACAATTACTCTAATTAcaacaacataataaaataataataatctcacAAGATTGAAAGAGACTactaaaaaattataaataggTTAGTCTACTTTTTCTTAGTTAAACTTACAAAATCTAagaccttaaaaaaataatgtctaaTGGGTTATCTGGTCTTACTGTTTGCAAGTCTAATAGAAACCAAATTGCAGACATAAAGAAAGGTCTTGAGTTTGGTTTCTTACCCAGTCTGCCAGTTTTAATTCGACCTCCACTTCTTCCAGTGGCTTCAAGTATCCGGACATTAGTGAACCCAGATTTAACCAGCCTGTGAGCCGCTGCGATCCCAGCTATCCCGCAGCCTATGATCACTATTTTTGCATCCACATTCTCAGCCATGTCTGGTTCAGTGCGTCAGACTAACTTCTGCAACGAGTTTTCACCTTTTATTCACCTTCCACACTTCCGCTTCCCTGTTTGTAAAGACCCACGGCTTTCTCGACTTTACGAGATGTTGAGTGTAGATTAAGTCTGGCTTTCTTGCAAAGTAATTCAGAAGTGAGCGGATTAAGGACACACCTGAGCTGCACAATTTGTTCGAGGCTGAACTGGTTGTTAGAAATTACTCGTATCCACAAAAACTCCCTGTTATCCATAGAAAAGACTCCGAATGCATTCTGGTCTGGTTACAGTACAACACGTGACTTCTTGAATCCCCAAATCCCGGAGGTTGCTTATAATTATGCTATAAGGGAACCCAGagttacatattttattgtattatttttctggaagaagaagaagaaaaaaaaactcttattgCAAATGCAATTATTTCAAACAGGCTCCATCTTTAtgtatttacagaaaacataaataaataacataatttgttATAAATTAGAACGTTATCATTAACTTGTGCTAACAAATTAGCAGCTAAAAGACACGTAATATTCTAAGATGTGAAAGTGCTGTTTTGTTTGATCCTGTTAGATTCATTGAGTTATACTGGCATCTAGTGGACACTAACTAACAGAGCAGAATGTTATAATACCAAATGATATGTCGAATACTTTAAAGATTcatctttttcaatttttgaaCTTAATTTCGTGAGTAATTCACAGGTTTTACATTATAGGGAGAAATACCACTCCATTGCAATTCAACCTATTTCTCTAATGAAGTCACCAGATTATGTCAGTTTTTACACGTCGTCTCCCATCCTGAACAAGAAGAGGGCAACAatggagaggaaaagaaaatcctaAATGGGAAGAAAAAACTTCAATCCAAACCAAGCAaaagttcttctgtttttaatttgtatgttttcaaatgaattacTTTTTTGTCTCATGTCTTTCACCTTGTTCGgatattttgtaaagttttagcTAGAGAGcgtaaaaatcttatttttaattaataggtttaaaatatttatcttactaaattttatatttatgacaTATATGCATAAACCTGCATACATACatgtaaaagacaataaaacctttttgctTTCAACTTTCTATATTAATacttatcttttcatttttatgtgttttcatttattcagctcaactaatgttttgtttcactgaGACTTTATGTAGGTATACATGTACAATAAAACCTACATTACACTTGCTCTTTGAAGCATTCCCAAAAATGATGCTATCATAGCATTACATAAACTGCTCAGATAGTATATTCAGGCTGGTCAATCTGCAAATTTATTTAACTGAATGGTTCTAAAGCATGGCATTAAAAATGACCCTGATTCTGTCCAT
The Xiphophorus hellerii strain 12219 chromosome 22, Xiphophorus_hellerii-4.1, whole genome shotgun sequence genome window above contains:
- the LOC116713687 gene encoding peroxisomal N(1)-acetyl-spermine/spermidine oxidase-like translates to MAENVDAKIVIIGCGIAGIAAAHRLVKSGFTNVRILEATGRSGGRIKTGRLGNTMIEIGAAFIHGPSEENPVFCLARDYNLLDPKSLTPENQAVDVGEYPPLVPNWFTSSGQKLNPDDMDPATELFHVILENTPQSKSHKQRSWPSVGDFVRSEVRRRTAKRWKNKDKHTRQVLLGAISTMLKEECCSSATHSLEDLDLVGFSMYLSIKGVDCTFPSGAEGLISNLMSELPANLVSYSRPVRCIHWSYSESEENAVMVECEDGENINADHVIVTVSLGYLKKHHSTLFSPPLPAQKLKSIQTIGFGTCDKIHVEFESPWWDADCEIIYLVWDDEEDISDHVSDISKNWVRKISSFNVVKSSKSGSHVLCGWISGHEAEHMETLPEQEVRRSITELIHRFSGDLTITPTRIECTRWFHDRWTLGSYCHPAIGCTAENFKNMMEPLPMIEKQEPLQVMFAGEATHPSYYSTMHGALLSGRREADRLISHYS